One segment of Pyxidicoccus xibeiensis DNA contains the following:
- a CDS encoding SDR family oxidoreductase: MRMRNAIVVGGTGNIGRAVTSRLRAEGLHVVCASEDVTQESSESMRVDVTDEVSVKSLFDRAAASGPLSLLVNCSGFGSFTPIEETSLQDWRRTLDVNLTGTFLCAREAFRQMKAHGGGRIIHIGSVSDHLTLPMNGSYAASKHGVRGLTGVLNEEGKAHAIRATLLSLGAVYTAFWKSRSEFSPADMLSVDDVAECIWEIARKPLHIRVDELRFVPSKGVL; the protein is encoded by the coding sequence ATGCGCATGCGCAATGCAATCGTCGTCGGTGGGACGGGCAACATCGGCAGGGCCGTCACGAGCAGGCTGCGGGCGGAGGGGCTGCACGTCGTCTGTGCCTCGGAGGATGTGACGCAGGAGTCGTCCGAGTCGATGCGCGTGGACGTCACGGACGAGGTCTCCGTGAAGTCGCTGTTCGACAGGGCAGCGGCGTCAGGCCCTCTCTCGCTGCTGGTCAACTGTTCGGGCTTCGGAAGCTTCACCCCCATCGAGGAGACCTCGCTCCAGGACTGGCGAAGGACGCTCGACGTGAACCTGACCGGGACCTTCCTGTGCGCGCGAGAGGCGTTCAGGCAGATGAAGGCGCACGGCGGCGGGAGAATCATCCACATCGGCTCCGTGAGCGACCACCTCACCCTGCCCATGAATGGCTCCTATGCCGCCTCCAAGCATGGTGTCCGCGGTCTCACGGGCGTGTTGAACGAGGAGGGGAAGGCCCACGCCATCCGGGCCACGCTCCTGTCGCTGGGGGCCGTGTACACGGCCTTCTGGAAGTCGCGCTCGGAGTTCAGCCCCGCCGACATGCTGTCCGTGGACGACGTGGCCGAGTGCATCTGGGAGATTGCCCGCAAGCCGCTGCACATCCGCGTCGATGAGCTCCGCTTCGTTCCTTCGAAGGGAGTCCTCTGA
- a CDS encoding Coq4 family protein: MTTPSLNQLARDLVSRRATLGETIPVLSRAEVLAASDAALLSVPGFRRLHAERWDPALPEPGDLTALPEGSLGSCYARYMAHYRLSPDFFPIQSRLGPDATPTQYAVHRLNKCHDVFHVLGSYETSDADEVAVQSFVFGLAPAALALFLAEAAVHPDIVTERYKHLHDIYSSHLQAQDFERGVAAVSLLGERFESLMEQPLHVLRRRLGISERTPSLLGHQGENSCAGFTSLPFFTAARAV, translated from the coding sequence ATGACGACGCCATCCCTCAATCAGCTTGCCCGCGACCTGGTGAGCCGGCGCGCAACGCTGGGAGAGACCATCCCTGTCCTCTCGCGGGCCGAGGTCCTCGCGGCCAGCGATGCCGCCCTGCTCTCGGTGCCGGGGTTCCGGCGGCTCCACGCCGAGCGCTGGGACCCGGCCCTCCCGGAGCCGGGGGACCTCACCGCGCTGCCTGAAGGCTCTCTCGGGAGTTGCTACGCGCGCTACATGGCGCACTACCGGCTGTCCCCCGACTTCTTCCCCATCCAGTCCCGGCTCGGCCCGGACGCGACGCCCACCCAGTACGCGGTCCATCGACTCAACAAGTGCCACGACGTCTTCCACGTGCTGGGGTCCTACGAGACGTCGGACGCGGACGAGGTCGCCGTCCAGTCGTTCGTGTTCGGACTGGCGCCCGCGGCGCTCGCCCTCTTCCTGGCAGAGGCGGCAGTGCACCCGGACATCGTCACGGAGCGGTACAAGCACCTGCACGACATCTACTCGAGTCACCTCCAGGCGCAGGACTTCGAGCGGGGTGTCGCCGCGGTGTCCCTCCTGGGCGAGCGCTTCGAGTCCCTGATGGAGCAGCCCCTCCATGTCCTGCGGAGGCGGCTCGGCATCTCCGAGCGGACACCCTCCCTCCTGGGGCACCAGGGCGAGAACTCCTGCGCGGGCTTCACCTCCCTCCCCTTCTTCACGGCCGCGAGAGCGGTGTGA
- a CDS encoding SLC13 family permease, with the protein MLTDISLVLAIVLATIVLFSLERIPLEVTSLAVVCLLGVTGVLTPAEAFAGFSNETVIFIFALLAMTEGLASAGVMHRAGSWLSHLGRLGPRGFLLGVMLLVAAFSSVVSNTVTTAAFLPVVLRAAKAARLRRSWVLMPLAFASMLGGMGFLYGTSTNLVVSARLDDLGLGPIGLVELTPAGVPIALLGIALVVLLAPRVLPARTGAETEGARGRHFVTEVLVPEGSRLIGKGLVWLERRVGLEVVSLTRAGARGAPGPDVRLAAGDRLLLGGRRRDILRPGQLRGLVTAHDLESPTARRGTESVLAEAIVQPTSGVSGVRVGDVGFSRRLGVRLLALHRHPSIQRPLQSRELGSLRSVRLEPGDALLLCGPRERLHALMDEPSLLLMPDLDFLPLPRRSRALLASLIFVTALVVGSTGVVSLSLAGVAGVLLMVLTGCLDAKLVFRIDWRVVLLIGSMMALGLAMEKSGAGQLLGGFASGLAEVGGPRLVLLCLMLLTVVLSIPMSNQAAALVVLPVGISAAAGLGVDPRSFAMGIALAASCSFLTPLEPSCMLVFGPGRYRFSDFLRLGGPLTALMLATLVVLVPWVWPMDAHPAAVPLGQPSRNARYTGP; encoded by the coding sequence ATGCTGACCGATATCTCGCTCGTGCTGGCCATCGTGCTGGCGACCATCGTCCTCTTCTCCCTGGAGCGGATTCCGCTCGAGGTCACCTCGCTGGCCGTGGTCTGCCTGCTGGGAGTCACAGGCGTGCTGACCCCCGCCGAGGCCTTCGCCGGGTTCTCCAACGAGACGGTCATCTTCATCTTCGCGCTGCTGGCGATGACCGAGGGGCTGGCCTCCGCGGGAGTGATGCACCGGGCCGGCAGCTGGCTGTCCCACCTGGGCCGGCTGGGGCCCCGGGGCTTCCTGCTGGGGGTGATGCTCCTGGTCGCGGCCTTCTCCTCGGTGGTCTCCAACACCGTCACGACGGCGGCCTTCCTCCCGGTCGTCCTGCGCGCGGCGAAGGCCGCGAGGCTGCGCCGCAGCTGGGTCCTCATGCCGCTCGCCTTCGCCTCCATGCTGGGCGGGATGGGCTTCCTCTACGGCACCTCCACCAACCTGGTGGTCTCCGCGCGTCTCGACGACCTGGGCCTCGGGCCCATCGGTCTCGTCGAGCTGACCCCCGCCGGGGTGCCCATTGCGCTCCTGGGCATCGCGCTGGTCGTCCTCCTGGCGCCCCGGGTCCTTCCCGCTCGCACGGGCGCGGAGACGGAAGGCGCGCGCGGCCGCCACTTCGTCACCGAGGTGCTGGTCCCCGAGGGCTCCCGGCTCATCGGCAAGGGGCTGGTGTGGCTGGAGCGCCGCGTGGGGCTCGAGGTGGTGTCGCTCACGCGAGCGGGGGCCCGCGGGGCTCCGGGGCCGGACGTCCGCCTCGCGGCGGGTGACCGGCTGCTGCTCGGCGGGCGGCGCCGGGACATCCTGCGTCCGGGCCAGCTGCGCGGCCTGGTGACGGCGCACGACCTGGAGTCGCCGACGGCGCGGCGCGGGACGGAGTCCGTGCTCGCCGAGGCCATCGTGCAGCCGACGAGCGGCGTCTCGGGAGTCCGGGTGGGCGACGTGGGCTTCTCGCGGCGCCTCGGCGTCCGGCTGCTGGCGCTCCACCGCCACCCGTCCATCCAGCGGCCCCTGCAGTCGCGGGAGCTGGGCTCCCTGCGGAGCGTGCGGCTGGAGCCGGGAGACGCGCTGCTGCTCTGCGGCCCGCGCGAGCGCCTTCACGCGCTGATGGACGAGCCCTCGCTGCTGCTGATGCCGGACCTGGACTTCCTGCCGCTTCCGCGTCGCTCGCGGGCGCTGCTCGCCAGCCTCATCTTCGTCACGGCGCTCGTGGTGGGGTCGACGGGCGTGGTCTCCCTGTCACTCGCGGGAGTGGCCGGCGTGCTGCTCATGGTGCTGACGGGGTGTCTGGACGCGAAGCTCGTGTTCCGCATCGACTGGCGGGTGGTGCTGCTCATCGGGTCGATGATGGCGCTCGGGCTCGCGATGGAGAAGAGCGGGGCGGGGCAGCTGCTCGGCGGCTTCGCCTCGGGGCTCGCGGAGGTGGGCGGCCCTCGACTGGTGCTGCTGTGCCTGATGCTGCTGACGGTGGTCCTCTCCATCCCGATGAGCAACCAGGCCGCGGCGCTCGTCGTGCTGCCGGTGGGAATCAGCGCGGCGGCGGGGCTGGGCGTGGACCCTCGCAGCTTCGCCATGGGGATTGCGCTCGCCGCTTCGTGCTCGTTCCTCACGCCCCTGGAGCCGAGCTGCATGCTCGTCTTCGGGCCCGGGCGCTACCGCTTCAGCGACTTCCTCCGGCTCGGAGGGCCGCTCACCGCGCTGATGCTCGCCACGCTCGTGGTGCTCGTTCCGTGGGTGTGGCCCATGGACGCACACCCGGCCGCCGTGCCCCTCGGTCAGCCCAGCCGGAATGCCCGCTATACTGGCCCTTGA
- a CDS encoding HAD hydrolase family protein: MRYLALAMNLDGTLATGGRAEASALAALTRLRRTGRRIILVTSQRLAELSPVFSSLEPFDCIVAENGALLYWPSRRESTALCRPVPEAFVSAMLQRGVTPLVRGQAVVYAPRARASTFVEAIGELGLELQVIFAGERVLAVPPGINKGEGLREALLSLGMSVHEVVSLGAGANDHSLLGVSECAVAVANALPALKEQAAFTTRGSAGAAVVELVEELVQHDLQATEAWTPREVLTLGYDPAGERVGIPAYGQNLLVVGPRGGEGASYVRGFLARLVQRRYQPCVIDCIGDFELRDDLVKLGGRLQAPRVQQVMAALTAPSVKPVVSLAAVPPEAQPGFFRELLQALEGMRLRTGRPHWLIVNGAERLWPAGAEAAHRDAPKLRETLLRVDDPEAVARPILRQMDVAVGVGPAPGRAIQQLARALDETALHPPLHAGAEHAVLAWFVAEGRWPLRLRAPPRRAERLRRAPEQVEGDLGDRGFIFRGVGGRPEVRVHNLRAFCQRAVQVDDDTWLFHLWHGDFSRWLRDALHEDALAQKVAAIERRYELPAAVSRLEVCGAIAHHYALAA, from the coding sequence ATGCGCTACCTCGCCCTTGCCATGAATCTGGATGGAACCCTCGCGACCGGCGGACGTGCCGAGGCGTCCGCGCTGGCCGCGCTCACCCGGCTGCGCCGCACCGGGCGCCGCATCATCCTGGTCACCTCGCAGCGGCTCGCGGAGCTCTCCCCGGTCTTCTCGTCCCTGGAGCCCTTCGACTGCATCGTCGCGGAGAACGGTGCGCTCCTCTATTGGCCCTCGCGCCGCGAGAGCACGGCCCTCTGCCGCCCGGTTCCCGAGGCCTTCGTCAGCGCGATGCTCCAGCGCGGTGTCACTCCGCTCGTGCGCGGCCAGGCGGTGGTCTACGCCCCGCGCGCCCGGGCCAGCACGTTCGTCGAGGCCATCGGCGAGCTGGGCCTCGAGCTACAGGTCATCTTCGCCGGAGAGCGTGTCCTGGCCGTGCCGCCGGGCATCAACAAGGGCGAGGGACTGCGCGAGGCCCTGCTGTCGCTCGGGATGTCCGTGCATGAGGTCGTCAGCCTCGGTGCTGGCGCCAACGACCACTCGCTGCTCGGCGTGAGCGAGTGCGCGGTGGCGGTCGCCAATGCCCTGCCGGCGCTCAAGGAACAGGCAGCCTTCACGACGCGAGGCTCGGCGGGCGCGGCGGTGGTCGAGCTCGTCGAGGAGCTGGTCCAGCACGACCTTCAGGCCACGGAGGCGTGGACGCCGCGAGAGGTGCTGACGCTCGGGTACGACCCGGCGGGCGAGCGCGTGGGCATCCCCGCGTACGGCCAGAACCTCCTCGTCGTCGGTCCGCGCGGCGGCGAGGGTGCCAGCTACGTGCGGGGCTTCCTCGCGCGCCTGGTCCAGCGGCGGTACCAGCCCTGCGTCATCGACTGCATCGGAGACTTCGAGCTGCGCGACGACCTGGTGAAGCTGGGCGGCCGGCTGCAGGCGCCCCGCGTGCAGCAGGTGATGGCCGCCCTGACGGCGCCGTCCGTGAAGCCCGTGGTGAGCCTCGCCGCGGTGCCGCCTGAAGCGCAGCCCGGCTTCTTCCGCGAGCTGCTCCAGGCGCTCGAGGGAATGCGGCTGCGGACGGGACGCCCCCACTGGCTCATCGTCAACGGCGCGGAGCGCCTGTGGCCCGCCGGCGCGGAGGCCGCGCATCGCGACGCGCCGAAGCTGCGGGAGACGCTCCTGCGAGTCGATGACCCGGAGGCGGTGGCGCGTCCCATCCTCCGGCAGATGGACGTCGCGGTGGGGGTGGGGCCGGCGCCGGGCCGGGCCATCCAGCAGCTCGCCAGGGCGCTCGACGAGACGGCGCTGCATCCGCCCCTGCACGCGGGAGCGGAGCATGCGGTGCTCGCCTGGTTCGTCGCCGAGGGGCGCTGGCCGCTGCGGCTGAGGGCGCCGCCACGGCGAGCCGAGCGCCTGCGCCGGGCCCCCGAGCAGGTGGAGGGCGACCTGGGGGACCGCGGCTTCATCTTCCGGGGCGTCGGAGGACGGCCCGAGGTCCGAGTGCACAACCTGCGCGCCTTCTGCCAGCGGGCCGTGCAGGTGGACGACGACACCTGGCTCTTCCACCTCTGGCACGGAGACTTCTCACGCTGGCTCCGGGACGCCCTGCACGAGGACGCGCTTGCCCAGAAGGTCGCAGCCATCGAGCGCCGCTACGAGCTGCCCGCGGCGGTGAGTCGCCTCGAGGTTTGCGGCGCCATCGCCCATCACTACGCACTGGCGGCCTGA
- a CDS encoding GTP cyclohydrolase II: MPSQPAQWPHTSQPQHSTHGLLLRLGEQRLETRHGAFQVHVFQNLFTRAYTLAVCRGGLQTPEPLLARIHSACITSEAFGGCDCDCAEQLDLALERIAGAGRGIVFYLMQEGRGAGYSAKARDRMLVQASRQRVTTFEAYQALGLEPDHRRYHEVKLALRLLDVSAPLRLLTNNPEKTRALQEQGLVVDAAERIQREASAFNVHYLSSKRRVGHALSSGMLNQKEAELPERISSFEPAPLEAAPYLLRMASYLLPIRVGPERALAWFRAHVYFDLLAGCERVVLTYGQTGEGARRVPLVRIQRESLLERFPLCHGHYKPQWKRTVEELVRHGHGVVVFPSADGDAALLVASALGARVQPEQWVASRCTDDALFVLLAQHVPGRVVTPAFTHHDEDGARRSMNDALVRHGFSLTPPSVFEAGS, encoded by the coding sequence ATGCCCTCCCAGCCCGCCCAGTGGCCCCACACGAGTCAGCCTCAACACTCGACCCATGGCCTGCTGCTCCGGCTCGGCGAGCAGCGCCTGGAGACCCGTCACGGAGCCTTCCAGGTCCACGTCTTCCAGAACCTCTTCACACGCGCCTACACGCTCGCGGTCTGCCGGGGAGGGCTCCAGACACCGGAGCCGCTGCTCGCGCGCATCCACTCGGCCTGCATCACCAGTGAGGCGTTCGGCGGCTGCGACTGTGATTGCGCCGAGCAGCTCGACCTGGCACTCGAGCGCATCGCCGGGGCGGGGCGCGGTATCGTCTTCTACCTGATGCAGGAGGGCCGGGGCGCGGGCTATTCCGCCAAGGCGCGCGACCGCATGCTCGTCCAGGCGAGCCGCCAGCGGGTCACGACCTTCGAGGCGTACCAGGCGCTGGGCCTCGAGCCGGACCATCGCCGCTACCACGAGGTGAAGCTGGCGCTGCGGCTGCTGGACGTGAGCGCACCCCTCCGCCTGCTCACGAACAACCCGGAGAAGACTCGCGCGCTCCAGGAGCAGGGCCTCGTGGTCGATGCCGCCGAGCGAATCCAGCGCGAGGCGAGCGCCTTCAACGTCCATTACCTCTCGTCCAAGCGCCGCGTGGGCCATGCGCTCTCCAGTGGCATGCTGAACCAGAAGGAGGCCGAGCTGCCGGAGCGCATCTCCTCGTTCGAGCCGGCTCCGCTCGAGGCGGCCCCATACCTGCTGAGGATGGCGTCCTATCTCCTCCCCATCCGCGTGGGCCCCGAGCGCGCGCTGGCGTGGTTCAGGGCGCACGTCTACTTCGACCTCCTGGCGGGCTGCGAGCGCGTCGTGCTCACGTATGGCCAGACGGGGGAAGGTGCGCGGCGGGTGCCGCTCGTGCGCATCCAGCGGGAGTCGCTGCTGGAGCGCTTTCCCCTCTGCCATGGCCACTACAAGCCCCAATGGAAGCGGACGGTGGAGGAGTTGGTCCGGCACGGGCATGGCGTCGTCGTGTTCCCGTCCGCCGATGGCGACGCGGCGCTGCTGGTGGCCTCGGCCCTCGGTGCACGGGTGCAGCCCGAGCAGTGGGTGGCTTCCCGATGCACCGACGACGCGCTCTTCGTGCTCCTCGCGCAGCATGTCCCGGGCAGGGTGGTGACTCCCGCCTTCACCCACCACGACGAGGACGGCGCGCGCAGGAGCATGAACGACGCCCTGGTGCGGCACGGCTTCTCGCTCACCCCTCCGAGCGTCTTCGAGGCCGGTTCCTGA
- a CDS encoding creatininase family protein translates to MSEPMKTPDERRLERLTWPELERLLARGVRTAVLPLGAMEQHGAHLPFATDTWIADALAERFCARVPEAIACPALPLGCSAEHLAFPGTLSLSTATLRAVLLDVLACCRRHGFERVFLFTGHGGNYGPLAECLDALRAASAPMELIVFTESARLTRVLLEASGAHGVGPECSGHHAGEFETSIIRGLRPDAVRLDRLEPGFMGPKPRSGSLFYPSLRDNAPNGTVGDPRPSAPERAEHYLEAWVRVLVDAYHAATGQNPSGGLKASPGES, encoded by the coding sequence ATGTCCGAACCGATGAAGACACCTGACGAACGGCGCCTGGAGCGGCTCACCTGGCCCGAGCTGGAGCGGCTCCTCGCGCGGGGTGTGCGGACCGCCGTCCTTCCACTCGGCGCCATGGAGCAGCATGGCGCGCACCTGCCGTTCGCGACCGATACCTGGATTGCCGACGCGCTCGCGGAGCGCTTCTGCGCCCGGGTCCCCGAGGCAATCGCCTGCCCGGCCCTGCCCCTGGGCTGCTCGGCGGAGCACCTGGCCTTTCCGGGCACGCTCAGCTTGAGCACCGCCACGTTGCGCGCGGTCCTGCTGGACGTGCTCGCCTGCTGCAGGCGACATGGGTTCGAGCGGGTGTTCCTGTTCACGGGCCACGGAGGCAACTACGGCCCCCTGGCGGAGTGCCTCGACGCGCTGCGCGCCGCGAGTGCGCCCATGGAGCTCATCGTCTTCACGGAGTCCGCCCGGCTCACGCGCGTCCTCCTGGAGGCGAGCGGGGCGCACGGGGTGGGCCCGGAGTGCTCGGGGCACCATGCCGGCGAGTTCGAGACCTCCATCATTCGCGGCCTGCGGCCGGACGCCGTGCGCCTGGACCGGCTGGAGCCGGGCTTCATGGGGCCGAAGCCCCGGTCCGGCTCGCTCTTCTATCCGAGCCTCCGCGACAACGCCCCGAACGGCACCGTGGGAGACCCCCGGCCGTCGGCTCCGGAGCGCGCGGAGCACTACCTGGAGGCCTGGGTCCGTGTGCTCGTCGATGCGTACCACGCGGCGACTGGACAGAACCCGAGCGGGGGGCTGAAGGCCTCCCCCGGGGAATCGTAG
- a CDS encoding SDR family NAD(P)-dependent oxidoreductase, whose product MERPSGANLALVTGASRGIGAAIADVLAESGFRVVLLARDAEALARQERKLLDSGARTWSFVCDLADEAAVNATLARMEATVGVPGVIVNNAGFGGPFHRVDEVSRAEWDALFSVNVDAVYHLCRWALPRMKAAGFGRVINISSSLGLFGGALSSTYAATKHALVGYSKSIAAEWGAHGITCNAICPGYIDTEMLAKADPAFRKELLRRIPAGRFATPDEVARLVAFVAGPFGGYLNGTTLVIDGGLSSHLANDLPSF is encoded by the coding sequence ATGGAGCGGCCCTCGGGTGCGAACCTGGCGCTCGTCACCGGAGCCAGCCGGGGGATTGGCGCGGCCATCGCCGACGTCCTCGCGGAGAGCGGGTTCCGGGTGGTCCTGCTGGCGCGTGACGCGGAGGCCCTGGCCCGGCAGGAGCGCAAGCTGCTCGACTCCGGTGCCCGGACGTGGTCGTTCGTGTGTGACCTCGCGGACGAGGCCGCGGTGAACGCGACGCTCGCCCGCATGGAGGCCACCGTGGGCGTCCCCGGCGTCATCGTGAACAACGCCGGCTTCGGCGGGCCCTTCCATCGCGTGGACGAGGTCTCCAGGGCCGAGTGGGATGCCTTGTTCAGCGTGAACGTGGATGCCGTCTACCACCTCTGCCGGTGGGCCCTGCCCCGCATGAAGGCCGCCGGGTTCGGGAGGGTCATCAACATCTCCTCCTCGCTCGGGTTGTTCGGCGGGGCGCTCTCCTCCACCTACGCGGCCACCAAGCACGCCCTGGTCGGCTATTCCAAGTCCATCGCCGCCGAGTGGGGCGCCCATGGCATCACCTGCAACGCCATCTGTCCCGGCTATATCGACACGGAGATGCTGGCGAAGGCGGACCCCGCGTTTCGCAAGGAGCTGTTGCGGAGGATTCCCGCCGGGAGGTTCGCCACTCCCGACGAGGTGGCCCGCCTGGTGGCCTTCGTCGCAGGGCCCTTCGGTGGCTACCTCAATGGCACGACGCTGGTCATCGACGGGGGATTGTCATCCCACCTCGCCAACGACCTGCCTTCGTTCTGA